A single genomic interval of Nonomuraea rubra harbors:
- a CDS encoding NAD-dependent epimerase/dehydratase family protein: MSGGVRRVLVTGAAGRIGRAVLDLLADQGIAAAALVLDDPGDLPADLVVAGDAADPAAVRAALKGADAVIHLAAIPTPERDPAEKVFAVNTQATFTVLEQAGLAGVRQACVASSQAAGGLAFASRELHPAYAPVDHDLPSQAEDPYALSKLVDELTAETMARRHGMSVVSLRLPYVGGADERLRAFAAACAADPGLHARGLWAYLEVRDAARACVLALGVPGPGARTVLVAAPTTLVPHPTEELMRRYHPATELRAPLPGRTVPIDLSRSAGLLGFTARFVL; the protein is encoded by the coding sequence GTGAGCGGCGGCGTGCGGCGGGTGCTGGTGACGGGCGCCGCGGGGCGCATCGGGCGTGCCGTGCTCGACCTGCTGGCCGACCAGGGGATCGCGGCCGCCGCGCTGGTCCTGGACGACCCCGGCGACCTGCCCGCCGACCTGGTGGTCGCGGGGGACGCGGCCGATCCGGCCGCCGTACGCGCCGCGCTGAAGGGCGCCGACGCCGTCATCCACCTCGCCGCCATCCCGACCCCGGAGCGGGACCCGGCCGAGAAGGTGTTCGCCGTCAACACCCAGGCCACCTTCACCGTGCTCGAACAGGCGGGGCTGGCCGGGGTCCGGCAGGCGTGCGTGGCGAGCTCGCAGGCGGCCGGCGGGCTGGCGTTCGCCTCACGAGAGCTGCATCCGGCCTACGCGCCGGTCGACCACGACCTGCCGTCGCAGGCCGAGGATCCGTACGCGCTGTCGAAGCTGGTGGACGAGCTCACGGCGGAGACGATGGCGCGCAGGCACGGGATGAGCGTGGTCTCGCTGCGCCTGCCGTACGTCGGGGGAGCGGACGAGCGGCTGCGCGCCTTCGCCGCCGCGTGCGCGGCCGACCCCGGGCTGCACGCGCGCGGGCTGTGGGCGTACCTGGAGGTGCGGGACGCGGCTCGGGCCTGCGTGCTGGCGCTCGGCGTGCCGGGGCCCGGCGCGCGCACGGTGCTGGTCGCCGCCCCGACGACGCTCGTGCCCCATCCCACCGAGGAGCTGATGCGCCGCTATCACCCGGCGACCGAGCTGCGCGCCCCGCTGCCCGGCCGTACGGTGCCGATCGATCTCAGCCGGTCAGCCGGGCTGCTGGGCTTCACCGCCCGGTTCGTCCTTTGA
- a CDS encoding FAD-dependent oxidoreductase — MREETVSHDITVVGGGLAGVCAAVAAARLGRTVALVGNRPVLGGNSSSEVRVWVCGATGHGKNHHAREGGIMGELLVENQYRNPLGNPYLWDTTVLDAVRAEPGISLYLNTDVRLVDAGESGISSVTGWMMGSERLITFESPLFLDCTGDGLVGHLAGARYRIGREGRAEYGEPWAPDEPDDITLGSTLLFYTKDAGEPVRYVPPSFAKDITTTSIPERRIIKAGDNGCAYWWIEFGGELDTVHDNDRIRDELWSVVYGIWDYIKNSGKFDADTMTLEWVGALPGKREYRRLLGDYVLTQHDVLGQTPFDDRVAFGGWSIDLHPPQGMYATEAGAKQRYADGIYHIPYRSLYSVNVPNLLMAGRNISASHVAFGSTRVMATCATIGQAAGTAAALCAERGTRPRDLPAADLQRTLLREDASVVGLPLDDPADLAGAATASASSTLTRLVVDVPAGLWPLDADAGLVLPADPALGGVRLLADAAGDTTLTVELHDPVLGQNYVPRELVTTSAIPLPAGEKQWVDLRLDWRPETPRNAFLVIKANPLVGLHVADQPAPGVLCFTKVPLRPQDESPQPLREWADTGLLRRTFCLETGATQAFAPDKALDGYQRPYAGPHMWVSGTLPATLHLEWPGPVTIARIEVIADDDVNEDLINLHHHRTPFEVLPTLVRDYRVEVRRGGAWHPVAETRENRRRRNVHVLGEPVPADALRIVVEATNGAPSAHVVAVRAYPPEYGPRGGRTGGER; from the coding sequence ATGAGAGAAGAAACCGTAAGTCATGACATCACCGTCGTGGGTGGCGGCCTGGCGGGCGTGTGCGCGGCCGTCGCCGCCGCCCGGCTCGGCCGTACGGTGGCGTTGGTCGGCAACCGTCCGGTGCTCGGCGGCAACTCCAGCAGCGAGGTGCGCGTCTGGGTGTGCGGTGCGACCGGCCACGGCAAGAACCACCACGCCCGCGAGGGCGGCATCATGGGGGAGCTGCTGGTCGAGAACCAGTACCGCAACCCGCTCGGCAACCCCTACCTCTGGGACACCACGGTGCTGGACGCGGTCCGCGCCGAGCCCGGCATCTCGCTCTACCTCAACACCGACGTCCGCCTCGTGGACGCCGGCGAGAGCGGGATCTCCTCCGTCACGGGCTGGATGATGGGCTCGGAGCGGCTCATCACGTTCGAGTCGCCGCTCTTCCTCGACTGCACCGGCGACGGCCTGGTCGGCCACCTCGCGGGCGCCCGTTACCGCATCGGCCGCGAGGGCCGCGCCGAGTACGGCGAGCCGTGGGCGCCGGACGAGCCCGACGACATCACGCTGGGCAGCACGCTGCTGTTCTACACGAAGGACGCGGGGGAGCCGGTCCGCTACGTCCCGCCGAGCTTCGCCAAGGACATCACCACCACCTCCATCCCCGAGCGGCGCATCATCAAGGCCGGTGACAACGGCTGCGCCTACTGGTGGATCGAGTTCGGCGGCGAGCTGGACACCGTGCACGACAACGACCGCATCAGGGACGAGCTGTGGTCGGTCGTGTACGGCATCTGGGACTACATCAAGAACTCCGGCAAGTTCGACGCCGACACGATGACGCTCGAATGGGTGGGCGCGCTGCCGGGCAAGCGCGAGTACCGCCGCCTGCTCGGCGACTACGTGCTCACCCAGCACGACGTCCTCGGCCAGACGCCGTTCGACGATCGGGTGGCGTTCGGCGGCTGGTCGATCGACCTGCACCCGCCGCAGGGCATGTACGCCACCGAGGCCGGCGCCAAGCAACGCTACGCCGACGGCATCTACCACATCCCCTACCGCTCGCTCTACTCGGTCAACGTGCCCAACCTGCTCATGGCCGGGCGCAACATCTCCGCCTCCCACGTGGCGTTCGGCTCGACCAGGGTGATGGCCACCTGCGCCACGATCGGGCAGGCGGCGGGCACGGCCGCGGCGCTCTGCGCCGAGCGCGGCACGCGCCCGCGCGACCTACCGGCCGCCGACCTGCAGCGGACCCTGCTGCGCGAGGACGCCTCCGTCGTCGGGCTGCCGCTCGACGACCCCGCCGACCTGGCGGGCGCCGCCACCGCGTCGGCGTCGAGCACGCTGACCCGCCTGGTCGTGGACGTCCCGGCCGGCCTGTGGCCGCTCGATGCGGACGCCGGGCTGGTGCTGCCCGCCGACCCGGCACTCGGCGGCGTGCGGCTGCTGGCCGACGCGGCCGGCGACACCACGCTGACCGTCGAGCTGCACGACCCCGTGCTCGGGCAGAACTACGTGCCGCGCGAGCTCGTCACGACCAGCGCGATCCCCCTGCCCGCGGGCGAGAAGCAGTGGGTCGACCTGCGCCTGGACTGGCGGCCCGAGACTCCCCGCAACGCCTTCCTCGTCATCAAGGCGAACCCGCTGGTCGGCCTGCACGTCGCCGACCAGCCGGCGCCCGGTGTGCTCTGCTTCACCAAGGTGCCGCTGCGCCCCCAGGACGAGAGCCCCCAGCCGCTGCGCGAGTGGGCGGACACGGGACTGCTGCGCCGGACGTTCTGCCTGGAGACGGGCGCCACGCAGGCGTTCGCCCCGGACAAGGCTCTCGACGGCTACCAGCGCCCCTACGCCGGGCCGCACATGTGGGTCTCCGGCACGCTGCCCGCCACCCTGCACCTGGAGTGGCCGGGGCCCGTGACGATCGCGCGCATCGAGGTCATCGCCGACGACGACGTGAACGAGGACCTCATCAACCTGCACCACCACCGGACCCCGTTCGAGGTGCTGCCCACGCTCGTCCGCGACTACCGGGTCGAGGTGCGGCGGGGCGGGGCGTGGCACCCGGTGGCCGAGACCCGCGAGAACCGGCGGCGGCGCAACGTGCACGTCCTCGGCGAGCCCGTGCCGGCCGACGCGCTGCGGATCGTGGTCGAGGCCACGAACGGCGCGCCGTCCGCCCACGTCGTCGCCGTCCGCGCGTACCCTCCTGAGTACGGTCCGCGCGGCGGACGGACGGGAGGCGAGCGGTGA
- a CDS encoding carbohydrate ABC transporter permease, producing the protein MSLISPVEERRPAVRAGLRTIQALTLAFLVLIGLGPLYMTVKGAMSPSADLISKPLDLWPADPRPENFATAWDDLGIGHYLLNTVQVVGGSWAVQLVVAVTAGFALSVLRPWFGRYVYGAILATMFVPYTVSMTSLFLTVIDLGLVDSYWSIWLPSGAYAFNVLLAKRFFDALPPELFAAARVDGANTWQLLTRIVLPMSRPILAVISLLAVMHSWKDFIWPLVAITDPEKQPISVALANLAEQAPQDELIAAMAMALAPPVLVFLVFQKHIVAGLGFTGIKG; encoded by the coding sequence ATGAGCCTGATCTCACCCGTGGAGGAGCGCCGCCCGGCCGTCAGGGCGGGACTGCGTACGATCCAGGCGCTCACGCTGGCCTTCCTGGTCCTGATCGGCCTCGGCCCCCTCTACATGACGGTCAAGGGCGCGATGTCGCCGAGCGCCGACCTGATCTCCAAGCCGCTCGACCTGTGGCCCGCCGACCCGCGCCCGGAGAACTTCGCCACCGCCTGGGACGACCTCGGCATCGGCCACTACCTTCTCAACACCGTGCAGGTGGTGGGCGGTTCGTGGGCGGTGCAGCTCGTCGTCGCGGTCACCGCGGGCTTCGCGCTGTCGGTGCTGCGGCCCTGGTTCGGCAGGTACGTCTACGGCGCGATCCTGGCCACGATGTTCGTGCCCTACACGGTCTCGATGACCAGCCTGTTCCTGACGGTCATCGACCTGGGGCTGGTGGACTCGTACTGGTCGATCTGGCTGCCTTCGGGGGCCTACGCGTTCAACGTGCTGCTGGCCAAGCGGTTCTTCGACGCGCTGCCGCCCGAGCTGTTCGCGGCGGCGCGGGTGGACGGGGCGAACACGTGGCAGTTGCTGACCAGGATCGTGCTGCCGATGAGCCGCCCGATCCTGGCCGTGATCAGCCTGCTGGCCGTCATGCACAGCTGGAAGGACTTCATCTGGCCGCTCGTGGCCATCACCGACCCCGAGAAGCAGCCGATCAGCGTGGCCCTGGCCAACCTGGCCGAGCAGGCGCCGCAGGACGAGCTGATCGCCGCCATGGCGATGGCGCTGGCGCCGCCGGTGCTGGTGTTCCTGGTCTTCCAGAAGCACATCGTGGCCGGGCTCGGCTTCACCGGCATCAAGGGCTGA
- a CDS encoding carbohydrate ABC transporter permease: protein MSAGRAGTPAIPLPAVAASPAVKRGRHTLTALLFLVPALVVFGVFSWWPIVRGLLISFQETNLVDAATWVGLDNFRALFADPLLGTAVANTLLFVGLALLIGFPAPLVLAVVLSTVRRGAGVYRFLVYLPVVVPPVVAILLWKWFYDPGHGLFNGLLALVGLGPYPWLDSPDTAMLSLVLQSTWAGMGGAVLIYLAAIVGVPSELYEAAQMDGASIWTRVWHITLPQLRPVIGLLLLMQLISTMQVFTEPYVFTGGGPENATLTVLLLIFRYAFQDGAYGQAAALSFLLAIVLGLLSAVYLRATRSWSAS, encoded by the coding sequence GTGAGTGCCGGACGCGCCGGGACGCCCGCCATCCCCCTTCCCGCCGTGGCGGCGAGCCCCGCCGTCAAGCGGGGCCGCCACACGCTGACCGCGCTGCTGTTCCTCGTCCCGGCGCTGGTGGTGTTCGGGGTGTTCTCCTGGTGGCCGATCGTCAGGGGCCTGCTGATCAGCTTCCAGGAGACGAACCTGGTCGACGCCGCCACCTGGGTGGGCCTGGACAACTTCCGCGCCCTGTTCGCCGACCCGCTGCTGGGCACGGCCGTGGCCAACACGCTGCTGTTCGTCGGGCTGGCCCTGCTCATCGGCTTCCCCGCGCCGCTGGTGCTGGCCGTGGTGCTGTCGACCGTACGCAGGGGCGCGGGCGTCTACCGCTTCCTCGTCTACCTGCCCGTGGTGGTGCCGCCCGTGGTGGCGATCCTGCTCTGGAAGTGGTTCTACGACCCGGGGCACGGCCTGTTCAACGGGCTGCTCGCCCTCGTGGGGCTGGGGCCCTACCCGTGGCTGGACTCGCCGGACACGGCGATGCTCAGCCTGGTCCTGCAGTCCACCTGGGCGGGCATGGGCGGCGCCGTGCTGATCTACCTGGCCGCGATCGTCGGCGTCCCGTCCGAGCTGTACGAGGCCGCGCAGATGGACGGGGCGTCGATCTGGACGCGCGTGTGGCACATCACGCTGCCCCAGCTCCGCCCGGTGATCGGCCTGCTGCTGCTGATGCAGCTCATCAGCACCATGCAGGTCTTCACCGAACCGTACGTCTTCACCGGCGGCGGCCCGGAGAACGCCACGCTCACCGTCCTGCTGCTGATCTTCAGGTACGCCTTCCAGGACGGCGCCTACGGCCAGGCGGCGGCGCTGTCGTTCCTGCTGGCGATCGTCCTGGGCCTGCTGTCGGCCGTCTACCTGCGGGCCACCAGGAGCTGGAGCGCGTCATGA
- a CDS encoding ABC transporter substrate-binding protein yields the protein MKLTAGLLGCAVLTTALAGCGSPSSGEPGTVVIRVQGMPPATDKPGLEQFKKMVAEFERRNPGIKVQGSTTVFDPLTFSAKLAGGKVEEVIKVPLTEPQGLIARKQVRPLTKELSGWAHYKEFNPQVLRPLSDAAGEVYGVPQAPFAQGLVYNRDLFTKAGLDPDKPPATWDEVRAAAKAISARTGKAGFVHESKNNQGGWQLTMLAYTHGGEIEREEGGRYVAAFNADPVKKALGLLKEMRWTDDSMGDSQLNDQNDVIKRFAAGEIGMYMGTPGTYRLAKMTYGMEDTDAFGVGPLPQAGGNATLTGGDVYLVPKSVTAEKAAAAVKWLLFAYAEPQYDPAVAASRAKELAADPESAVGVPTLPMFDATQQAKIDEAVKPYVNVKLEHFRPWLEGTPSLTLRPEPAVQAQQVYAVLDTVVQAVLTDEDASVDALLAKAETDVNAKLAAARQ from the coding sequence ATGAAGCTGACCGCCGGCCTCCTCGGCTGCGCCGTACTCACCACGGCGCTCGCCGGATGCGGGTCCCCCTCCTCCGGCGAGCCCGGAACCGTCGTGATCCGGGTCCAGGGCATGCCTCCCGCCACGGACAAACCGGGCCTGGAGCAGTTCAAGAAGATGGTGGCGGAGTTCGAGCGGCGCAACCCCGGGATCAAGGTGCAGGGCTCGACCACGGTGTTCGACCCGCTGACGTTCTCCGCCAAGCTGGCGGGCGGCAAGGTCGAAGAGGTGATCAAGGTTCCGCTGACCGAGCCGCAGGGCCTCATCGCCCGCAAGCAGGTCAGGCCGCTGACCAAGGAGCTGTCGGGCTGGGCCCACTACAAGGAGTTCAACCCTCAGGTCCTGCGCCCGCTCAGCGACGCGGCCGGCGAGGTGTACGGCGTCCCGCAGGCACCCTTCGCCCAGGGCCTGGTCTACAACCGCGACCTGTTCACCAAGGCCGGGCTCGACCCCGACAAGCCGCCCGCGACCTGGGACGAGGTCAGGGCCGCGGCCAAGGCCATCTCTGCCAGGACCGGCAAGGCGGGCTTCGTGCACGAGTCGAAGAACAACCAGGGCGGCTGGCAGCTCACCATGCTCGCCTACACGCACGGCGGCGAGATCGAGCGCGAGGAGGGCGGCAGGTACGTGGCCGCCTTCAATGCCGACCCGGTGAAGAAGGCGCTGGGCCTGCTCAAGGAGATGCGCTGGACGGACGACTCCATGGGCGACTCGCAGCTCAACGACCAGAACGACGTGATCAAGCGGTTCGCCGCCGGCGAGATCGGCATGTACATGGGCACGCCGGGCACCTACCGGCTGGCCAAGATGACGTACGGGATGGAGGACACCGACGCGTTCGGCGTCGGCCCGCTGCCTCAGGCCGGCGGGAACGCCACGCTGACCGGCGGCGACGTCTACCTGGTGCCCAAGTCCGTGACCGCGGAGAAGGCCGCCGCGGCGGTGAAGTGGCTGCTGTTCGCCTACGCCGAGCCGCAGTACGACCCGGCCGTCGCCGCCTCCAGGGCCAAGGAACTGGCCGCCGACCCCGAGTCGGCGGTCGGGGTGCCCACGCTGCCGATGTTCGACGCCACGCAGCAGGCCAAGATCGACGAGGCCGTCAAGCCGTACGTGAACGTCAAGCTGGAGCACTTCCGCCCCTGGCTGGAGGGCACCCCGTCGCTCACCCTGCGCCCCGAGCCCGCCGTTCAGGCCCAGCAGGTGTACGCGGTGCTCGACACGGTGGTCCAGGCGGTGCTCACCGACGAGGACGCGTCCGTGGACGCCCTGCTGGCCAAGGCGGAGACGGACGTCAACGCCAAACTCGCGGCGGCCAGGCAGTGA
- a CDS encoding LacI family DNA-binding transcriptional regulator codes for MAVTIKQVASAAGVSVSTVSRAFTAPEQVQPQTLQRVREVAAELGYSPNPAARSLRGGRTGSIGLIIPDIANPFFPPIFKAMQARARRLGYTVLAADTDEREYDELETIAAVSKQVDGLILWASTLPEERLRELGAEMPTVLVNRHVEGLPELRISLSQGIAQAAEHLKAYGHTRCVFVNGEHGEHGRGKSIREVFEAHDLTLTELGPYEPRFETGVHAATLVAAGEATAVLAHNDLVALGVLHQFAKLGIGVPGQVSVIGIDDTLLAATSTPSLTTIRISADEIATRAADLLVNTITGKSGARAVEIGSRLIPRASTGAAPG; via the coding sequence GTGGCGGTAACGATCAAGCAGGTGGCGAGCGCCGCCGGGGTGTCCGTCTCGACGGTCTCCCGTGCGTTCACCGCGCCGGAGCAGGTGCAGCCGCAGACCCTGCAGCGGGTCCGCGAGGTGGCGGCCGAGCTGGGCTACTCGCCCAACCCCGCCGCCCGCTCACTGCGCGGCGGCAGGACGGGGTCGATCGGCCTGATCATCCCCGACATCGCGAACCCGTTCTTCCCGCCGATCTTCAAGGCGATGCAGGCCCGCGCCAGGCGGCTCGGCTACACCGTCCTGGCCGCAGACACCGACGAGCGCGAGTACGACGAGCTGGAGACCATCGCCGCGGTGTCCAAGCAGGTGGACGGCCTGATCCTGTGGGCCTCCACCCTGCCGGAGGAACGGCTGCGCGAACTCGGCGCCGAGATGCCCACCGTCCTGGTCAACCGGCACGTCGAAGGGCTGCCCGAGCTGCGCATCTCCCTGTCGCAGGGGATCGCGCAGGCCGCCGAGCACCTCAAGGCGTACGGGCACACCCGGTGCGTCTTCGTCAACGGCGAGCACGGCGAGCACGGCCGCGGCAAGTCCATCAGGGAGGTCTTCGAGGCCCACGACCTGACGCTGACCGAGCTCGGCCCGTACGAGCCCCGCTTCGAGACCGGCGTGCACGCGGCGACGCTCGTCGCGGCGGGCGAGGCGACCGCGGTGCTCGCGCACAACGACCTGGTGGCGCTCGGAGTGCTGCACCAGTTCGCCAAGCTCGGCATCGGCGTGCCCGGCCAGGTGAGCGTGATCGGGATAGACGACACGCTGCTCGCCGCCACCTCCACCCCCTCACTCACCACGATCAGGATCTCGGCCGACGAGATCGCCACCCGGGCCGCCGACCTGCTGGTCAACACCATCACGGGCAAGAGCGGGGCGCGGGCCGTCGAGATCGGCTCGCGCCTGATCCCCCGGGCCTCCACGGGCGCCGCCCCCGGCTGA
- a CDS encoding mandelate racemase/muconate lactonizing enzyme family protein — protein MKITGWELLTLPDHGDSMMLLVIDTDEGLYGLGEVGIRSRQKAVAGAIEHLGELLIGEDPARIEHLWQVLFRRGFFPADRFLSAAIAAVDVALWDIRGKALGVPLYELFGGRVRDHVAAYTHLGDDYHDVEAFLDKARALVSGGWRHLRFAVPHAPDGVLDQRASMRAGIALFHRMREAVGEEVELILDVHTRLDPPEAVTLCREIEAARPYFVEDPLRSEGLDAYRMLRARTAVPLAAGEQFGSKWEFQRLVEPDLIDYARVDVGVAAGLTEARKIAAMCETHYIKLATHNPLGPVTAASSLHLNLATPNAAVQEHQAQPEPAIDALFTSRPTIRGGRVELPELPGLGVDIDRAAARRHQAVAAERPHLRTPDGAFTNW, from the coding sequence ATGAAGATCACCGGCTGGGAGCTGCTCACCCTGCCCGATCACGGCGACAGCATGATGCTGCTGGTCATCGACACCGACGAGGGCCTGTACGGCCTCGGCGAGGTCGGCATCAGGTCGAGGCAGAAGGCCGTGGCCGGGGCCATCGAGCACCTGGGCGAGCTCCTGATCGGCGAGGACCCCGCCAGGATCGAGCACCTGTGGCAGGTGCTGTTCCGGCGCGGGTTCTTCCCCGCCGACCGGTTCCTGTCGGCGGCCATCGCCGCGGTGGACGTGGCCCTGTGGGACATCCGCGGCAAGGCCCTCGGCGTGCCGCTCTACGAGCTGTTCGGCGGGCGGGTGCGGGATCACGTGGCGGCCTACACGCACCTGGGCGACGACTACCACGACGTGGAGGCGTTCCTGGACAAGGCGCGCGCCCTGGTCTCCGGCGGCTGGCGGCACCTGCGCTTCGCGGTGCCGCACGCGCCGGACGGGGTGCTCGACCAGCGGGCCTCGATGCGGGCGGGGATCGCGCTGTTCCACCGGATGCGGGAGGCGGTGGGCGAGGAGGTGGAGCTGATCCTCGACGTGCACACCAGGCTCGACCCGCCGGAGGCGGTCACGCTGTGCAGGGAGATCGAGGCGGCGCGACCGTACTTCGTGGAGGACCCGCTGCGCAGCGAGGGCCTGGACGCCTACCGCATGCTCAGGGCCCGTACGGCGGTGCCGCTGGCGGCGGGCGAGCAGTTCGGCTCGAAGTGGGAGTTCCAGCGCCTGGTGGAGCCGGACCTGATCGACTACGCCCGCGTGGACGTGGGCGTGGCGGCCGGCCTCACCGAGGCCAGGAAGATCGCGGCGATGTGCGAGACCCACTACATCAAGCTCGCCACCCACAACCCCCTCGGCCCGGTGACCGCGGCCTCCTCGCTGCACCTGAACCTCGCCACCCCGAACGCCGCGGTCCAGGAGCACCAGGCCCAGCCGGAGCCCGCGATCGACGCGCTGTTCACGTCCCGGCCCACGATCAGGGGCGGGCGCGTGGAGCTGCCGGAGCTGCCCGGGCTGGGCGTGGACATCGACCGGGCCGCGGCGCGGCGCCACCAGGCCGTCGCCGCCGAACGCCCGCACCTGCGCACCCCGGACGGGGCCTTCACCAACTGGTGA
- a CDS encoding TetR/AcrR family transcriptional regulator, translating to MENETGRRSYNSLRRVTQAKQTRAGIAEAARRLFLSQGWAATTVRDVAREAGVAVPTVYAAYQNKAGLVWALADAADLAADLPRQIDELEATTDPRRHLAAMAGYDRRLFERAGDLIALIRDAGRTEPDFADFYLLGRRQVGEYRTQVFSSWPDGTLRPGLDVPTAVDIYAALCNIDVYTTLRTERSWPADRIERWWGEALARELLSRPAGAP from the coding sequence ATGGAGAACGAGACAGGGCGGCGCAGCTACAACTCGCTGCGCCGCGTGACGCAGGCGAAGCAGACGCGGGCGGGGATCGCGGAGGCCGCGCGCCGGCTGTTCCTGTCGCAGGGCTGGGCGGCGACCACCGTGCGCGACGTCGCCCGGGAGGCGGGGGTGGCCGTTCCGACCGTGTACGCGGCGTACCAGAACAAGGCGGGGCTGGTCTGGGCGCTGGCCGACGCCGCGGACCTGGCCGCGGACCTGCCCCGGCAGATCGACGAGCTGGAGGCCACCACCGACCCCCGGCGGCACCTGGCCGCAATGGCCGGCTACGACCGGCGCCTCTTCGAGCGCGCGGGCGACCTCATCGCCCTGATCCGTGACGCGGGCCGCACCGAGCCCGACTTCGCGGACTTCTACCTGCTGGGCCGGCGGCAGGTCGGCGAGTACCGCACCCAGGTGTTCTCCTCCTGGCCGGACGGCACGCTCCGCCCCGGGCTGGACGTGCCCACCGCCGTCGACATCTATGCCGCCCTGTGCAACATCGACGTCTACACCACCCTGCGCACCGAACGTTCCTGGCCGGCGGACCGGATCGAGCGCTGGTGGGGTGAGGCGCTGGCCCGCGAACTGCTGAGCCGTCCGGCCGGCGCCCCATGA
- a CDS encoding PIG-L deacetylase family protein yields MTLPALPEESFQRVLCVVAHPDDMEYGTSAAVARWTARGIEVGYLLLTRGEAGMPTPPEETARLRVAEQRAACAAVGVKHLTVLGHPDGVLVYGLDLRRDICREIRRFKPDVVLGTGYDIETPYGFDQADHRAAGLATLDAVRDAGNRWVFPEQVDEEGLEPHSARWYIVPGMAGSATHGVEVTGEPLLRGIASLEAHAAYLAALPGHPAPADFIPTFTAMSGKAMGVEHAVLFRAHDLQAPPGFSAEATQD; encoded by the coding sequence ATGACACTGCCTGCCCTGCCCGAGGAGTCCTTCCAGCGCGTGCTCTGCGTCGTCGCGCACCCCGACGACATGGAGTACGGCACGTCCGCGGCCGTCGCCCGCTGGACCGCACGCGGCATCGAGGTCGGCTACCTCCTGCTCACCCGCGGCGAGGCCGGCATGCCGACCCCTCCCGAGGAGACGGCACGCCTGCGCGTCGCCGAGCAGCGGGCCGCCTGCGCCGCCGTCGGCGTCAAGCACCTGACCGTCCTCGGCCACCCCGACGGCGTCCTCGTCTACGGGCTCGACCTGCGCCGCGACATCTGCCGGGAGATCCGCCGCTTCAAGCCCGACGTCGTCCTCGGCACCGGCTACGACATCGAGACCCCCTACGGCTTCGACCAGGCCGACCACCGCGCGGCCGGGCTCGCGACCCTCGACGCGGTACGCGACGCCGGCAACCGGTGGGTCTTCCCCGAGCAGGTCGACGAGGAAGGCCTCGAACCGCACTCCGCGCGCTGGTACATCGTCCCCGGAATGGCCGGCTCCGCGACCCACGGCGTCGAGGTCACGGGCGAGCCGCTCCTGCGCGGCATCGCCTCACTCGAGGCGCACGCCGCCTACCTGGCCGCACTCCCCGGCCACCCCGCCCCCGCGGACTTCATCCCGACGTTCACCGCGATGAGCGGAAAGGCCATGGGTGTCGAGCACGCCGTCCTGTTCCGCGCCCACGACCTGCAGGCACCGCCGGGCTTCTCCGCCGAGGCCACCCAGGACTGA
- a CDS encoding TetR/AcrR family transcriptional regulator encodes MSQEVRRPRGRPAGSSGADLLAIAREVFLTQGYPGATMDQVAARARISKQTLYREYPSKERLYAAVVRDWVDRGYDAMRPHTQALTEATDLRAGLLRLAHVMHAGVLSEPVLRMRSLVATESARFPDVAADYVTRSWTRNTRLLADALATLAARGLIKADDPLVAAQQFTWLVLGDPLNRLTLAASSGPADDGELARQREEAVTTFLSRYGLPAGH; translated from the coding sequence ATGTCGCAGGAGGTACGGCGGCCACGCGGGCGCCCGGCAGGCAGCAGCGGTGCGGACCTGCTGGCCATCGCCCGCGAGGTGTTCCTCACGCAGGGCTATCCCGGCGCGACGATGGACCAGGTGGCCGCCCGCGCCCGGATCTCGAAACAGACGCTCTACCGCGAGTACCCCTCGAAGGAGCGGCTGTACGCGGCGGTGGTCCGCGACTGGGTCGACCGCGGCTACGACGCCATGCGGCCGCACACGCAGGCGCTGACCGAGGCCACGGACCTGCGGGCCGGCCTGCTGCGGCTGGCGCACGTCATGCACGCGGGCGTGCTGAGCGAGCCCGTGCTGCGCATGCGGTCGCTGGTCGCCACGGAGTCCGCGCGGTTCCCGGACGTCGCCGCCGACTACGTCACGCGCAGCTGGACCAGGAACACCCGGCTGCTCGCCGACGCGCTCGCCACCCTGGCGGCGCGGGGCCTGATCAAGGCCGACGACCCGCTCGTCGCCGCGCAGCAGTTCACCTGGCTGGTGCTCGGCGACCCGCTCAACCGGCTCACGCTCGCGGCGAGCTCCGGACCGGCGGACGACGGCGAGCTCGCGCGGCAGCGCGAGGAGGCGGTCACGACGTTCCTCAGCCGCTACGGCCTGCCGGCCGGGCACTGA